Genomic DNA from Streptomyces sp. NBC_01298:
TCCTCGGTGTAGGCGGCGGCCGTGGCCTCGGGCCGGCCCAGGTACCCGGAGAACAGCGTCGGCCCGGTGAGCTGGAGCTCGCCGATCTCCGCGCCCGCCTCCGCCACGATCCGTGTACGGATGCCCCGGAGCGGGGTTCCGACCGTCCCGGGCCGCACCTCCCCGCCCGCGCGCCCGCTCACCGTGATCAGCGTCTCGGTCATCCCGTACCGCTCCACGGGCCGCAGCCCGGTCAGCCGCTCCAGGTCCCGGAAGACCGGCGCGGGCAGCGCGGCACTGCCGGAGACGAGCAACCGGGCCCCGCCCAGCGCGGCGGCCGCCGCCGGCGCCCCCGCGATACGGGACCACACGGTCGGCACCCCGAAGTACAGGCTGCCTCCGGCCTCCGCGTAGGCCTCCGGGGTGGGCCGCCCGGTGTGCACGAGACGGCTGCCGGTACGCAGCGCACCCAGCACGCCGAGGACCAGTCCGTGTACGTGGAACAGCGGCAGCCCGTGCACCAGGGTGTCCTCGGCGCTCCACTGCCAGGCCTCGGCGAGGGCGTCGAGATCGGCGGCCACGGCCTCGGCGGTGAGAACGACCCCCTTGGGCGGGCCGGTGGTCCCGGAGGTGTAGAGGATCAGCGCCGCCCGACCGGGCTCGGCCACGGCCCCGAGATCACCGCCACCGCCGCCGCGCCGCGCGAAGTCCACGTCGACGAGCACGGCGCCGGAGTCCCGCAGGATGTGCTCCCGCTCGGCGGGCCCCGCATCGGGCGGCAGCGGTACGAAGGGCACCCCGGCCAGCAGCCCGCCGACGACGGCGGCGACGGTCTCCAGGGAGGCCGTCGCGGTCACCGCGAAGGCGGGCGCCCCGGCGACGTCGGCGGCCACGGCACGGGCCGCCCCGAGCAGGTCCTCATAGGAGGCGTCCCGCCCGGCCACCCTCAGGGCATCGGGCCGGTCTCCATACACCCCGGTGAGCGCGGTCAGCACTGATCCCCCTACGGAGTCCGATCACATCCAACCGCCCCACCCTACGACCGCCACCACCCGAGCCCCGCCCCCCGACCGGAACCCAGCCCCGCCGGCGTTTGAGGCGCGGGGTCCGGGCAGAGCCCGGGGAACGGAGGAGGGGCGGGTCGGGGAAACCCCCGCCCGCCCCACCCCGGCACGTCAGGGCCGGCGTCGGCGTCGGCGCCTCAGATCAAGCCCTGCGCCAGCATCGCGTCCGCCACCCGCTCGAACCCCGCGATGTTCGCCCCGACCACATAGTCCCCGGCGGAGCCGTACCGCTCGGCGGTCGCGTAGGACACCGCGTGGATGTCCCGCATGATCCCCGCCAGCTCCGACTCGACCCGCTCCGCGCTCCACGCCACGCGTCCCGCGTTCTGCGCCATCTCCAGCGCGCTGACCGCGACCCCGCCCGCGTTCGCCGCCTTGCCCGGCCCGAAGGACACCCCGGCCGCCTGCAGCAGGTGCACCGCCTCCGGCGTGGTCGGCATGTTCGCGCCCTCCGACACCGCCCTGACCCCGTTCGCGATCAGCGTCCGCGCGTCATCGGCGGTCAGCTCGTTCTGCGTGGCCGACGGGAAGGCGACCTCCGCCGCCACGTCCCACACGCGCCCGCCCGGCACGAACCGTGCCGACGGCCCGCGACGCTGCGCGTACTCGCTCACGCGCCCGCGCTCGACCTCCTTGATCTGCTTCAGCAGTGCGAGGTCGATGCCCTTCTCGTCGACCACGTAGCCCTGCGAGTCGGATGCCGTCAGCGGGTTCGCACCGAGCTGCTGCAGCTTCTCGATCGTGTACAGGGCCACGTTGCCCGAGCCGGAGACGACGGCCGTCAGCCCGTCGAGCGACAGCCCCTTGACCGCCAGCATCTCGGCGGCGAACAGCACGCTGCCGTAGCCCGTGGCCTGCGGACGGATCAGCGAGCCGCCCCAGCCCTGGCCCTTGCCGGTCAGGACGCCGGCCTCCCAGCGGTTGGTGATGCGCCGGTACTGGCCGAAGAGGTAGCCGATCTCGCGCCCGCCGACGCCGATGTCGCCCGCGGGG
This window encodes:
- the gdhA gene encoding NADP-specific glutamate dehydrogenase, whose protein sequence is MTDPKDPQGRLDALRADIERRNPAQPEFHQAVREVLDTLAPVFAARPEYAEPGVALLERLTEPERQIIFRVPWQDDRGRVHVNRGYRVEFNSALGPYKGGLRFHPSVDIGVVKFLGFEQIFKNALTGLGIGGGKGGSDFDPHGRSDAEVMRFCQSFMTELYRHIGEHTDVPAGDIGVGGREIGYLFGQYRRITNRWEAGVLTGKGQGWGGSLIRPQATGYGSVLFAAEMLAVKGLSLDGLTAVVSGSGNVALYTIEKLQQLGANPLTASDSQGYVVDEKGIDLALLKQIKEVERGRVSEYAQRRGPSARFVPGGRVWDVAAEVAFPSATQNELTADDARTLIANGVRAVSEGANMPTTPEAVHLLQAAGVSFGPGKAANAGGVAVSALEMAQNAGRVAWSAERVESELAGIMRDIHAVSYATAERYGSAGDYVVGANIAGFERVADAMLAQGLI
- a CDS encoding AMP-binding protein, translated to MLTALTGVYGDRPDALRVAGRDASYEDLLGAARAVAADVAGAPAFAVTATASLETVAAVVGGLLAGVPFVPLPPDAGPAEREHILRDSGAVLVDVDFARRGGGGGDLGAVAEPGRAALILYTSGTTGPPKGVVLTAEAVAADLDALAEAWQWSAEDTLVHGLPLFHVHGLVLGVLGALRTGSRLVHTGRPTPEAYAEAGGSLYFGVPTVWSRIAGAPAAAAALGGARLLVSGSAALPAPVFRDLERLTGLRPVERYGMTETLITVSGRAGGEVRPGTVGTPLRGIRTRIVAEAGAEIGELQLTGPTLFSGYLGRPEATAAAYTEDGWFRTGDIAAVDEADGVHRIVGRASIDMIKSGGYRIGAGEIENALLDHPKVSEAAVVGLPDADLGQRIVAFVVAEGVTGPELTDFVAAHLSVHKRPREVRFVAAIPRNAMGKPQKKLLSLGDS